The Dreissena polymorpha isolate Duluth1 chromosome 10, UMN_Dpol_1.0, whole genome shotgun sequence genome includes a region encoding these proteins:
- the LOC127849202 gene encoding uncharacterized protein LOC127849202 yields MTGFIYTVSKERFGLAEKKPEKPAPIISRRQRLIKQTRKELTSVKRQYRKAKVEEKVGLQQLRSTLREKLSTLNKAEQTRQRKRKRERQRARFIQNPYQFSKDILDNERSGTVESSMEDIEQHLRNVHSDPSREVPLGDCSRLEPEDPPETPLDTKEPSLSEVQHVVKKARTGSAPSPNDIPYRVYKMCPGILRKIWTLLRVIWREGKIPDCWKRAEGIFAPKEKDSKDIGQFQTISLLNVEGKIFFAVLAKRLTTFFTDNNYVDTSIQEGEVPGFSGCVEHTSVLSQVIREARVNGI; encoded by the coding sequence CAGAGAAGCCAGCCCCAATCATCAGCAGAAGACAGAGGCTAATCAAACAGACCAGAAAGGAGCTTACAAGTGTAAAGAGGCAGTATAGAAAAGCCAAGGTAGAAGAGAAAGTAGGACTCCAACAGTTACGAAGCACTTTACGAGAGAAACTGAGCACTCTCAACAAGGCTGAGCAAACAAGACAGAGGAAAAGGAAGAGGGAGAGACAGAGAGCTAGATTCATCCAGAATCCATACCAGTTCTCCAAAGACATCCTTGACAACGAACGATCAGGCACAGTAGAGAGCAGTATGGAGGACATAGAACAGCACTTACGCAATGTCCACAGTGATCCTTCACGGGAGGTTCCACTGGGTGACTGTTCAAGGCTAGAACCAGAAGACCCACCAGAAACTCCTTTGGACACAAAGGAGCCATCATTGTCTGAGGTACAGCACGTGGTGAAGAAAGCGAGGACAGGCTCAGCCCCAAGCCCGAATGACATTCCTTATCGTGTCTATAAGATGTGCCCAGGCATACTTCGGAAAATATGGACCCTACTTAGAGTTATTTGGAGAGAGGGCAAAATCCCGGATTGCTGGAAGAGAGCGGAGGGAATATTCGCCCCAAAGGAGAAGGACTCGAAGGATATTGGTCAGTTCCAGACCATTTCTCTGCTCAACGTAGAGGGGAAGATATTCTTTGCAGTCCTAGCCAAGCGACTGACAACGTTCTTTACTGACAACAACTACGTTGATACGTCAATTCAGGAGGGTGAAGTTCCCGGATTTTCAGGATGCGTCGAGCATACCAGTGTTCTCAGCCAAGTGATCCGGGAAGCACGAGTGAATGGGATTTGA